A window of the Actinomycetota bacterium genome harbors these coding sequences:
- a CDS encoding NAD-dependent epimerase/dehydratase family protein → MVASVATKAHVHGPARVLVTGVSGFLGRHVAVAVAAAGHETFGLCRSPVLDPAAFAGGRLLTGSLLDPGALRSALAEARPAVVVHAAGSPGGPAGAAELFELNVLATERLVEAAGEAGVARVVVAGSSAVYGATRVLPVDEEVPPAPASAYGASKLAQEMVARGHEMAGGPEVVIARLFNLVGPGQRGGAVLAQLAAGVVEFERGRADHVPVGDRSARRDLVDVRDAARALALLAVAQGKPGVVNVASGRSTSVAECCELLAGEAGAPLDFRTDPTRLRPSEVAEQVGSYARLHQLTGWEPEVPLTVSVRDTLADWRGRPQEKDR, encoded by the coding sequence CTGGTAGCGTCGGTCGCCACGAAGGCTCACGTCCACGGCCCGGCTCGTGTCCTCGTCACGGGGGTATCGGGGTTCCTAGGCCGCCACGTGGCTGTGGCCGTGGCCGCCGCCGGGCACGAGACGTTCGGGCTGTGCCGTTCCCCGGTTCTTGACCCCGCCGCCTTCGCAGGAGGCCGCCTGCTCACGGGTTCGCTGCTCGACCCCGGAGCCCTGCGGTCTGCCCTCGCCGAGGCCCGGCCCGCGGTGGTGGTCCACGCCGCCGGCTCGCCCGGGGGGCCGGCCGGGGCGGCCGAGCTGTTCGAGCTCAACGTGCTGGCCACCGAGCGCCTGGTGGAAGCGGCCGGCGAGGCGGGCGTGGCCCGGGTGGTGGTCGCCGGGTCCAGCGCGGTCTACGGTGCGACGCGCGTGCTCCCCGTCGACGAAGAGGTCCCGCCCGCGCCGGCCAGCGCCTACGGGGCCAGCAAGCTGGCCCAGGAGATGGTGGCCCGGGGCCACGAGATGGCCGGTGGGCCCGAGGTCGTCATCGCCCGGCTGTTCAACCTCGTGGGGCCGGGCCAGCGAGGCGGCGCGGTGCTGGCCCAGCTGGCGGCCGGGGTCGTGGAGTTCGAGCGGGGCCGGGCCGACCACGTCCCGGTGGGCGACAGATCCGCCCGCCGTGACCTCGTCGACGTGCGGGACGCGGCCCGGGCGCTGGCCCTGCTAGCGGTGGCCCAGGGGAAGCCAGGCGTCGTGAACGTGGCCTCGGGCCGCTCCACGTCGGTGGCCGAGTGCTGCGAACTACTGGCCGGGGAGGCCGGCGCGCCCCTGGATTTCCGGACCGACCCCACCCGCCTGCGGCCCTCCGAGGTGGCCGAGCAGGTGGGAAGCTACGCCCGCCTCCACCAACTGACGGGGTGGGAGCCCGAGGTGCCGCTGACGGTTTCGGTGCGGGACACGCTGGCCGACTGGCGGGGGCGCCCCCAGGAGAAGGACCGTTGA